A stretch of Arthrobacter sp. NEB 688 DNA encodes these proteins:
- a CDS encoding GlsB/YeaQ/YmgE family stress response membrane protein has product MGIIGWIIIGGLAGWVASKIMNTDAQQGIILNIVVGIIGALIGGFLLGAFGVDTDGSGVIVSFITALIGACILLFAVKAVTKRA; this is encoded by the coding sequence ATGGGCATCATCGGCTGGATCATCATCGGCGGTCTCGCCGGCTGGGTCGCGAGCAAGATCATGAACACCGACGCGCAGCAGGGCATCATCCTCAACATCGTCGTCGGCATCATCGGCGCCCTCATCGGCGGCTTCCTCCTCGGCGCGTTCGGCGTCGACACGGACGGCAGCGGCGTCATCGTCAGCTTCATCACCGCGCTCATCGGCGCCTGCATCCTCCTGTTCGCCGTCAAGGCGGTCACCAAGCGGGCCTGA
- a CDS encoding DedA family protein yields MALVSSLLEQILGQPAWVVYLVVGLVVLVEDALFVGFVVPGETAAILGGVTAAIGHTSLPWVALVVVGTAIVGDSIGYEVGRVLGPRLTEARVLRRARPRIEQAQDFLVRRGAVSVFLARWTAFLRAVVPALAGSSGLRYPTFLVWNLLGGLAWGLATVVGGYLAGRSYQRLESWLGTGSLVVVALVVVAAVLVHRRRRTVQRSAA; encoded by the coding sequence ATGGCGCTCGTGTCCAGCCTCCTCGAGCAGATCCTCGGCCAGCCGGCGTGGGTGGTCTACCTCGTCGTCGGGCTCGTCGTCCTCGTCGAGGACGCGCTCTTCGTCGGCTTCGTCGTGCCCGGCGAGACGGCGGCCATCCTGGGCGGCGTCACCGCCGCCATCGGCCACACCTCGCTGCCCTGGGTGGCGCTCGTCGTCGTCGGCACCGCGATCGTCGGCGACAGCATCGGCTACGAGGTCGGGCGGGTGCTCGGGCCCCGGCTCACGGAGGCGCGGGTGCTGCGCCGCGCGCGGCCACGCATCGAGCAGGCCCAGGACTTCCTCGTCCGCCGCGGCGCGGTGTCGGTCTTCCTCGCCCGCTGGACGGCCTTCCTGCGCGCCGTCGTGCCGGCGCTCGCCGGCTCCTCGGGCCTGCGCTACCCGACCTTCCTCGTGTGGAACCTGCTCGGCGGCCTCGCCTGGGGGCTCGCGACGGTCGTCGGCGGCTACCTCGCCGGGCGCAGCTACCAGCGCCTCGAGAGCTGGCTCGGGACGGGCTCGCTGGTCGTCGTCGCGCTCGTCGTCGTGGCCGCGGTCCTCGTCCACCGTCGCCGCCGCACGGTGCAGCGCTCCGCGGCCTGA
- a CDS encoding LytR C-terminal domain-containing protein, giving the protein MSEYTSESPASVEARARRRRSAVVIGVVLLGLFFAFWYGLSYYRADEQARASRPPAATCRPFDPDERVPGQVTVDVYNATNRANLASRTAQLLEKQGFVVGKVGNDESGRKTPAVAEVRYGPAGRADGQFLLTVMPKGSKAVNDKRADGSVEIALGTKFTTLRPYVAPTGGLPMCPEPSAS; this is encoded by the coding sequence GTGAGCGAGTACACGAGCGAGTCGCCGGCCTCCGTCGAGGCCCGGGCGCGGCGCCGTCGCTCGGCCGTCGTCATCGGCGTCGTCCTCCTCGGGCTGTTCTTCGCGTTCTGGTACGGCCTCTCCTACTACCGCGCCGACGAGCAGGCCCGCGCGAGCCGCCCGCCCGCCGCGACGTGCCGGCCCTTCGACCCGGACGAGCGGGTGCCGGGACAGGTGACGGTCGACGTCTACAACGCGACGAACCGCGCCAACCTCGCCTCCCGCACGGCCCAGCTCCTCGAGAAGCAGGGCTTCGTCGTCGGCAAGGTCGGCAACGACGAGTCGGGGCGTAAGACTCCCGCGGTTGCCGAGGTCCGCTACGGCCCCGCCGGCCGCGCCGACGGCCAGTTCCTCCTCACGGTCATGCCGAAGGGCTCGAAGGCGGTCAACGACAAGCGGGCCGACGGCAGCGTCGAGATCGCGCTCGGCACGAAGTTCACGACGCTGCGGCCCTACGTCGCGCCCACCGGCGGGCTGCCGATGTGCCCGGAGCCGTCGGCCTCCTGA
- a CDS encoding type II toxin-antitoxin system VapB family antitoxin — MIFKAVGDARPYPDHGYTGRQWSTVPPRLVRLDELVTTKRELDLHALLAEDSTFYGDLFAHVVEWEDTLYLEDGLHRALRAALHQRPTLHARVLTL, encoded by the coding sequence GTGATCTTCAAGGCCGTCGGTGACGCGCGCCCGTACCCGGACCACGGGTACACGGGGCGGCAGTGGTCGACCGTGCCGCCGCGGCTCGTGCGCCTCGACGAGCTCGTGACGACCAAGCGCGAGCTCGACCTGCACGCGCTGCTCGCCGAGGACTCGACCTTCTACGGCGACCTCTTCGCGCACGTCGTCGAGTGGGAGGACACGCTCTACCTCGAGGACGGTCTCCACCGCGCCCTGCGCGCCGCGCTGCACCAGCGCCCGACCCTGCACGCCCGCGTGCTGACCCTCTGA
- a CDS encoding helicase HerA-like domain-containing protein produces MSDSTENPLLDAIRAGYTVEGPALELGAAVVDGTAHPDAVVRIPLSAMNRHGLVAGATGTGKTKTLQLMAEQLTAQGVPVFLADVKGDLSGMATAGEANDRVTARSQDVGLPWTPTAYPVEFFALGGQGKGIPVRAAVSTFGPTLLAKVLGLNATQESSLGLVFHYADKRGLFLDTIADLRAVVQHLTSDEGKADLKELGGLSSATAGVILRELITFSDQGADAFFGLPELDTAQLLRTAPDGRGLVSMLELPAVQDRPQLFSTFLMWLLADLFHDLPEVGDLDKPKLVFFFDEAHLLFSDASKEFVDAIQQTVRLIRSKGVGVFFVTQSPKDVPGDVLAQLGNRVQHALRAFTPDDAAALKAAVKTYPKTDYDLAQLLTSLGTGEAVVTVLSEKGVPTPVAWTRMRAPESLMGPSPDAVVDAAVAASPLTAQYAQAQERDSAAEMLGKATQERTAAQQAAAEAEARAKADAAAAQEAAKARAAAEQAAAKEQAAAEKARAAEERRRAQDPGMVEQVVQSSAFRSMLRSAGTALGREITRSIFGTARRR; encoded by the coding sequence GTGAGCGACAGCACCGAGAACCCCCTCCTCGACGCGATCCGGGCCGGCTACACCGTCGAGGGCCCGGCCCTCGAGCTCGGGGCGGCGGTCGTCGACGGCACCGCTCACCCGGACGCCGTCGTCCGCATCCCCCTGTCGGCGATGAACCGCCACGGCCTCGTCGCGGGCGCCACAGGCACGGGCAAGACGAAGACGCTCCAGCTGATGGCCGAGCAGCTGACGGCCCAGGGCGTGCCGGTGTTCCTCGCCGACGTCAAGGGCGACCTGTCGGGGATGGCCACCGCCGGCGAGGCGAACGACCGGGTCACGGCGCGCTCCCAGGACGTCGGTCTGCCGTGGACCCCGACCGCCTACCCGGTCGAGTTCTTCGCGCTCGGCGGCCAGGGCAAGGGGATCCCGGTGCGCGCCGCGGTGTCGACCTTCGGGCCGACGCTGCTCGCGAAGGTGCTGGGGCTCAACGCGACCCAGGAGTCCAGCCTCGGCCTCGTCTTCCACTACGCCGACAAGCGCGGCCTCTTCCTCGACACGATCGCCGACCTGCGCGCGGTCGTGCAGCACCTGACCTCCGACGAGGGCAAGGCGGACCTCAAGGAGCTCGGCGGGCTGTCGTCGGCGACGGCGGGCGTCATCCTCCGCGAGCTCATCACGTTCTCCGACCAGGGCGCCGACGCGTTCTTCGGCCTCCCCGAGCTCGACACCGCACAGCTGCTGCGCACCGCACCTGACGGGCGCGGGCTCGTCTCGATGCTCGAGCTGCCGGCGGTGCAGGACCGGCCGCAGCTGTTCTCGACCTTCCTCATGTGGCTGCTCGCGGACCTCTTCCACGACCTGCCGGAGGTCGGCGACCTCGACAAGCCCAAGCTCGTCTTCTTCTTCGACGAGGCGCACCTGCTCTTCTCGGACGCGTCGAAGGAGTTCGTCGACGCCATCCAGCAGACCGTCCGGCTCATCCGCTCCAAGGGTGTCGGCGTGTTCTTCGTGACGCAGTCGCCGAAGGACGTCCCGGGCGACGTCCTCGCCCAGCTCGGCAACCGGGTGCAGCACGCGCTGCGGGCCTTCACCCCGGACGACGCCGCCGCGCTCAAGGCCGCCGTCAAGACCTACCCGAAGACCGACTACGACCTCGCGCAGCTGCTCACCTCGCTCGGCACCGGCGAGGCCGTCGTCACGGTCCTGTCCGAGAAGGGGGTCCCGACCCCCGTCGCGTGGACGCGGATGCGCGCCCCCGAGTCACTCATGGGCCCCTCGCCCGACGCGGTCGTCGACGCCGCCGTGGCCGCCTCGCCGCTGACCGCGCAGTACGCCCAGGCGCAGGAGCGCGACTCCGCGGCCGAGATGCTCGGCAAGGCGACGCAGGAGCGCACCGCAGCCCAGCAGGCGGCCGCCGAGGCCGAGGCGCGCGCGAAGGCCGACGCCGCAGCCGCCCAGGAGGCCGCGAAGGCGCGCGCCGCGGCCGAGCAGGCGGCGGCCAAGGAGCAGGCGGCGGCCGAGAAGGCCAGGGCCGCGGAGGAGCGCCGCCGCGCCCAGGACCCGGGCATGGTCGAGCAGGTCGTGCAGTCCTCGGCCTTCCGCTCGATGCTGCGCTCGGCCGGGACGGCGCTCGGCCGCGAGATCACCCGGT